One Spinacia oleracea cultivar Varoflay chromosome 4, BTI_SOV_V1, whole genome shotgun sequence DNA segment encodes these proteins:
- the LOC110783614 gene encoding uncharacterized protein At2g33490-like → MKLKDFERNVKDSHEDSFIREKRIIGQSAPLFTLQKFKPAEKIRQLQTSSSRKFHSYALPKPGDTTRISARSENRVLSTKPNPLLAGNLYHSPSLVPNTYENLVRTEMHNFHA, encoded by the exons ATGAAACTCAAAGACTTTGAG AGAAATGTGAAAGATAGCCATGAAGATTCTTTTATAAGAGAAAAGAGGATCATCGGGCAATCAGCCCCACTGTTTACTCTGCAGAAATTCAAACCAGCTGAAAAGATAAGACAATTGCAGACATCGTCTTCAAGGAAGTTTCATTCTTATGCTTTGCCTAAACCAGGTGATACAACTAGGATTTCTGCTAGATCTGAGAATCGTGTTTTAAGCACCAAGCCAAATCCTCTGCTTGCTGGAAATTTATATCATTCACCCTCTCTGGTGCCGAACACGTATGAAAATCTTGTACGAACTGAAATGCATAACTTCCATGCATAA